The nucleotide sequence TTATCGGGCAAGAATGGTACATAAGGTCAACATTGACACTCTTGTGCCTGGAGAACGAGAAAAATTGTCTAGAATTATAGAGAGAAAAATATCTTAACAAAAATTTACACTTTTTTCGAGTTTTGTCCTTTATTTAAAAATTTACTGACTTAAGTAAATTAAGGAAATTATCTTGGCTGTAGTTGGCTGTGATTGTCTGGTGGCTGAAACTCTTGAGTGGTAAAGCCTTTAATCATTAGTTTTACCCTTAATCGTGGCTCAATATCTTAACTTAGGCTTAAAACCTTAAACTTCGGTTGACCCCACGATGAGTAAAAGTCACAATTGAAGTTGGTTAGGGAACATACAGTAGAGCAATCGGCTTGTCTAATTACTGCTAACTTACTTCTAATGACTATCCGTCATGCACTCCATCGAATTTAAGCTGACTTATTGGGAATTTTCCTAGGCTAATCGCAAGGTTACTACAAAGTTATCTGTCTAATCCCACTTTAAAGCAGCTAGAAATCAAGGGAAATCAGTAAGTTATAATATTAGACAATCTGATTGTTTATTTCTATATAATCAGCTTTTCAAATCCTTAATCCACCCCTGTATTTTTGTCCTCTCCATCGAGAATTTGACAGTAATCTATCAGTCGAGCGAGACGACTTTTCAGGAGAGTTAATCGAGTTTTGGCGGTAGCCCTTTGAGAGGAGGTACGCCAGAATAAAAAGTCTGTTCGCAACAGCCGCCAGTCCCGATGAATTTCAGTTTGAATAGACTGCCAGCGCTCGGGCAATTCTAGAGGGGCCTCAAGAGAGGTTAAAGGAAGAATTTTGGCGGCGAAAATTTGCTCTATCTCTTCAAAAATTGCTTGGAGGCCAGTGACATCAGGTTCTTTTGCCTCTAAATGCTGCTGTAAGATTAAGAGAGTTTTAAGTAAACTGTGATATGCTTGACGAACAGATTTCGGTAACATGGACTACCAAAGTTTGCTACAATTTGTTAAGTTATGTTTAACATGAGAGATAGAGCCTAGAGGAACAGCCCTAGAGCAAGAGACTAAAACCTTAAAATATCTAGTCAATTCTCGGCCTGGCTTGAATTTGGATGCTGTGATAATAAGCATAACAAATGACATCCTCAGCATTGCATTAATTCACTTGTAGAACTACTCCACAAGTGTAAATATCGTTAAATTAAAAAGTAGTCCCCGCTATTTTTTCTATCAGTAACTCTTACAGTAGTTATCTATGAACGTCATTACCGTCGCCCAACCCAATTCTGCTGATATTTCCTTCGATATCCCCTTGCCTAAGTGGCTGTCTGAGTGTATAATCGCTCACTCCACCAATGAGCAAGCAGAAGAGATCGGTTTAATTTGTCGAGCATTTAATTTTGCCTACGAACTGCATAAAGGACAATACCGTAAGTCAGGAGAACCCTATATAGCCCACCCGATCGCCGTAGCTGGATTACTGCGCGACCTAGGTGGAGACAGTACCATGATAGCAGCAGGATTTCTCCATGATGTGGTAGAAGATACTGAAGTGACTTTAGAAGATATTGAGCAGAGATTTGGAGACGAAGTTCGTCAACTGGTAGAAGGGGTAACTAAGCTATCAAAATTTAATTTTTCTAGCAAAACTGAACGTCAAGCGGAAAATTTTCGACGGATGTTTTTAGCAATGGCCAAAGATATCCGAGTGATCGTAGTAAAATTGGCAGACCGACTGCACAATATGCGAACGCTGGAACATCTGGCTACCGAAAAACAGCGTAGCATCGCTTTAGAAACTCGGGAAATATTTGCGCCTTTAGCTAACCGTTTGGGAATTGGACGGTTTAAATGGGAATTAGAAGACTTATGCTTTAAATATTTAGAACCCGAAGCTTACCGAGAAATACAGGCTTTAGTAGCCGAAAAGCGCATTGATCGAGAAACCCGAATCGAGCAAATTACCGAGACGATACGAGAAGGACTCCATCAAATCGGGGTGAATGTTTTAGAGATCCAGGGAAGACCGAAACATCTCTATGGAATTTATCACAAAATGCAAAGGCAGCGTAAAGAATTTCATGAAATTTATGATATTGCCGCCTTAAGAATTATTGTGGAAACAAAAGACGAATGTTATCGGGCTTTAGCCATTGTTCATGATGTTTTTAAACCCATTCCAGGACGGTTTAAAGATTATATCG is from Gloeothece verrucosa PCC 7822 and encodes:
- the patD gene encoding heterocyst frequency control protein PatD, whose translation is MLPKSVRQAYHSLLKTLLILQQHLEAKEPDVTGLQAIFEEIEQIFAAKILPLTSLEAPLELPERWQSIQTEIHRDWRLLRTDFLFWRTSSQRATAKTRLTLLKSRLARLIDYCQILDGEDKNTGVD